The DNA segment CTCTTCCTAATTCAAGGCAAATTTTAGGGATCTGCGTTGTTTTACCTGAGCCAGTTTCCCCCGCAATAATAACAACTTGGTTATCGCGTATTGCATTATAAATGGCATCTTTCTTTTGGCTAACAGGAAGGTTTTCTGGGTAAGTAATTTCAGGACAATTGGCACGACGGCGAATTATCATCTGTTGTGCTGTTGTAATATCGTCTTTAATTGCACTTAATACCGCTTGTTTAGACTCTTCATTATTAATTTTAGCGACGCCACGTAGACGTTTTCTTAATCGCTGCTGCTCCCGCAGCGATAATTGCTCTATTTCTTGATAGAGCGTGGCAGATGATAATGTCACCTTTTATTATCCTTTTTGAGGTTATTCTAATCAAAACTAATGGCCGTATGATATCACAACAGACTATTGGCACATAAAGGCTTGATTAAAATTCTTAGTATATGATTTCATATAATCAATAATTTTGAATAGCATATTCAAAGGATTGTGATGTGATAATTTAAAGATAGAGTAAACTACGATTAACTAATAAATTTAAATAAATAGAACACTTTATAGACCACGAGAAAATAATGAAAAAGATCCTTGTACTGAAATCTAGCATTTTAGATAGCTATTCACACAGTAATAAAATGACCGATTACTTAATTGAAAATTGGCAAAGTAATCATAAAGATGACTTAATTACAGTGCGTGATCTTGCTAAAGATCCTGTACCTGCTTTAGATCAAGCTACGCTATTTGCGTTTGGTAAAGAGACAGCAATGTTATCGGATGAACAAAAAACAGCCCGAGCATTATCAGATGAATTAATCCGTGAATTAAAAGCTCACGATGTGATAGTCATTGCTGCACCAATGTATAACTTTTCAGTTTCGGCCCAATTAAAGCACTATATTGATTTTATTGCTCGTGCGGGTGAAACATTTACATATACTGAAGCGGGTGCTATTGGCTTACTTGAAAATAAACAAGCAGTTGTATTAACCAGTCGTGGTGGTGTTCATAAAGATCAGCCATCTGATCTTATTGTTCCATTCCTAACACAGTTTTTAGCTTTTATCGGTATCAATGACGTACAGTTTATTATGGCTGAAGGTACAGCATATGGTGAAGAATACGCACAGCAATCTCACCTGCAAGCACAAAAAGAAATTGATGCTATCGTTAATAAAAGAAGCATTATAGTAAAATAATAATTAGTATTTCTCTTTAAAAGCACCTCACTCTGGTGCTTTTTTTATATCTATATTTACCCGCACTATTTTCATATCAATTCTTCTTTTATAAAAAACACGCTATTAATTTATAATTAAAACACCTTGATAGAGAAAAACACCAAAATTAATCAAACTTTCGAATCAATAGCTAAATAAAAATTATTTTTATAGCCATTTTTTATTATTTATTTTTTGATTCATATTAATGATAAATATATCAATAAAAAATCAATTTGATTTATAAAAAGCAAATTAATAACATTTAATTGTTTCAATTAATATAGAAACAATTAAATAATTTTATTAATTCAATAAATAAATGGAATTTTAAATGAAAAAGAATTTACTCTCCATACTCATTTTATCTACAGCTTTTTTATCCACACAATCAAATGCAGTTGAATATACAGAGAAAAACGTAGGCACAATTACAATTAATGGTTCTGTTACAGCGGCCCCTACTTGCCAATTACAAGATATACAACCTGTTGAATTACCGCCAGTCCAAGCAAGTCATTTTGGCGATGACCATATAGCAAAAACAGATGCCCAACCGCTTGTCATTCAATTTTCCAATTGTAATGAGAGTCTTGCTAATATTCAGTTAAAAATCCCAAAACAAACAAAAAAATTATTAAAAAATCAAGCAGACAATGGCAGCAATGTTGATATTGCCATTTTTGATGCAGATAAAAATATTATTGAATTAAGTAATGAAAGACCTAAAGCATTTAATTTAAATATTGATAAAGATGCTAAGACTGCAGATTTTTTATTTGAAGTGAATTATATGAAACCAAATGGATTAGATGCAACTCCAGGTTTAGTAAGATCTAGCTTATCATTTGATGTTATTTATAGTGATGTTGCTGTAGATTAAGATCTTAAAAATCAACAAAGCTGGTATTCCAGCTTTGTTTTTTATTTCTATTTCTATTTCTATTTTTAACTTTTAACTTTTAACTTTTAACTTTTAACTTTTAAATTATTAGACTTAAATAAAAATGATTAAAAAAATAAAACTGACTATATTATCTATATTTACACTTTTTCCTATTTATGGTCATACATCAATAGAAATAAATAAAGATAAATTTATTTTTATTGAAAGTAAAAATCAAGAAGTCATTGAAATAAAAAACAATACAAATAGCGATTACTTTATACAGAGTTGGATTTCACATTATGATGAAAGTAATAATACTGACTTACCATTTATGATCACCCCACCACTCTTTAAAATAGAAAAAGACGAAACCTACTTTTTAAAGATCTTTAAGACTGAAGAAATAGAAAAAAAAGAACAGGAAACACTATATAAAATAAATATAAAAAGAATACCTTCATTATCAGATCAAGATGATAATACAAACTTATTACATATTTCAATGAATTCTATTTATAACTTAATATATAGACCTATATCAATAGAAAAAAATGCAGCAGATGCATATAAAAAAATAGAGTTTTTAAAAAATAAAAATGATGAGTTTATTGTAAATAATCCTACTCCATATTTTATTACTTTACTTAAAGTTAATTCTGATGGTGTTGTATTTATTGAAAAGAATAAAACCATACCACCATTTAAAAAATACAATACAAAAAAAATAATCAAAAAACAGGGGTTGATTAAATGGAAAACAATCGACCAATATGGCGTTGAAATAAATGCAACAGATAAGGCGATAATAAATGAAGATTAAACTAAAAAAAAGAGAGCTTACTTTATTTATTTTGATAATTGCTTTTAACAATAATGCCATCGCTAAAAATAATACTCTTTCTCTTTATTCCCATTCATTTTCTAATGTTAGTGATGAAACTATTAAACTTCTTCTTGAAAATAAAAAACCTGAAGGGTTCTATCATTCTATTATTCATATTAATAATAGAAAAAAAATGGTAAAACTTCTATATTATAAAAATGTAGAAAATAAATTAACGCCCTCTCTTTTTGTTAAGGATTTAATATCTCTTGGTATTGATACCGATTTTTATACCATCAATAAAGCAATCCCAGAGCCTATGCTTTTAAGCGATTGCTCAATTGATTTTAAATACCAATTTTCCAATCAAAAGTTAAACTTGATTATTCCTCAAAAAGCATTAATAAAAAAAACAGATTATGTAATCAATGAACAAGACTGGGATGACGGAATTACCGCATTATTCACTCAATATTCCTATTGGATTAAATATCATCAGAAAAAATTACCTGAGCAAAAACTTAATTTACACTCAGGTATTAATATAGGTGCTTGGC comes from the Proteus appendicitidis genome and includes:
- a CDS encoding FMN-dependent NADH-azoreductase, with protein sequence MKKILVLKSSILDSYSHSNKMTDYLIENWQSNHKDDLITVRDLAKDPVPALDQATLFAFGKETAMLSDEQKTARALSDELIRELKAHDVIVIAAPMYNFSVSAQLKHYIDFIARAGETFTYTEAGAIGLLENKQAVVLTSRGGVHKDQPSDLIVPFLTQFLAFIGINDVQFIMAEGTAYGEEYAQQSHLQAQKEIDAIVNKRSIIVK
- a CDS encoding fimbrial protein, with amino-acid sequence MKKNLLSILILSTAFLSTQSNAVEYTEKNVGTITINGSVTAAPTCQLQDIQPVELPPVQASHFGDDHIAKTDAQPLVIQFSNCNESLANIQLKIPKQTKKLLKNQADNGSNVDIAIFDADKNIIELSNERPKAFNLNIDKDAKTADFLFEVNYMKPNGLDATPGLVRSSLSFDVIYSDVAVD
- a CDS encoding fimbrial biogenesis chaperone gives rise to the protein MIKKIKLTILSIFTLFPIYGHTSIEINKDKFIFIESKNQEVIEIKNNTNSDYFIQSWISHYDESNNTDLPFMITPPLFKIEKDETYFLKIFKTEEIEKKEQETLYKINIKRIPSLSDQDDNTNLLHISMNSIYNLIYRPISIEKNAADAYKKIEFLKNKNDEFIVNNPTPYFITLLKVNSDGVVFIEKNKTIPPFKKYNTKKIIKKQGLIKWKTIDQYGVEINATDKAIINED